A window from uncultured Desulfobacter sp. encodes these proteins:
- the rpsP gene encoding 30S ribosomal protein S16 codes for MAVKLRLTRKGTKKKPFYRIVAADIQAPRDGKFLEAVGTYDPMKDPAVITLKQDRVQYWLEQGAIPSTTVKSILKKQSPESVSA; via the coding sequence ATGGCAGTAAAACTCAGACTCACCCGTAAAGGCACCAAAAAGAAACCCTTTTACAGAATCGTAGCCGCTGATATCCAGGCTCCCAGGGACGGCAAGTTCCTTGAAGCCGTAGGCACCTATGATCCCATGAAGGATCCGGCTGTTATTACCCTGAAACAAGATCGGGTGCAGTACTGGCTGGAACAGGGTGCAATTCCCTCTACAACCGTAAAAAGCATCCTTAAAAAACAGAGCCCTGAAAGCGTTTCTGCTTAA